Proteins encoded in a region of the Elusimicrobiota bacterium genome:
- the rmlB gene encoding dTDP-glucose 4,6-dehydratase translates to MPHILELLDREKPTHIVNFAAQSEVAPSWDHPDHWFQTNTVALAQLVNHLRGVSYLKRYLHVSSPEAYGSCVGNVTEDAPLNPSTPYAASKAAADMLLKTFHKQFGFPLVTVRGTNVYGARQQLFKIIPRSVIYLKLGKKIELHGGGVAVKSYIHVRDISQGEWAILTKGTLGQIYNLSPDQGVSVREVVETITRRMGKKFDEAVTSVAERPGQDAAYVIDSSRARQQLGWKPTISLEQGLSDVVEWVEKYWPEISNQTLTYQHKA, encoded by the coding sequence ATGCCCCATATCCTTGAACTATTAGATCGTGAAAAACCAACCCATATCGTAAATTTTGCCGCGCAAAGTGAAGTGGCCCCCAGCTGGGATCATCCAGACCATTGGTTTCAAACCAATACAGTCGCGTTGGCTCAACTGGTAAATCACCTGCGCGGCGTCAGTTACTTGAAACGATATTTGCATGTTTCATCTCCGGAGGCCTATGGAAGTTGTGTCGGAAATGTGACTGAAGACGCTCCGTTAAATCCAAGCACCCCCTATGCGGCTTCTAAAGCCGCAGCTGATATGTTGCTCAAAACATTTCACAAGCAATTTGGATTTCCTTTGGTCACGGTGCGCGGTACAAATGTGTACGGGGCGCGTCAACAACTATTTAAGATTATTCCTCGGTCCGTTATTTATTTGAAATTGGGGAAAAAAATCGAATTGCACGGGGGAGGGGTCGCGGTCAAGTCTTACATTCATGTCCGCGATATTTCACAAGGAGAATGGGCCATTTTGACAAAGGGTACATTGGGCCAAATTTACAACCTTTCTCCTGATCAGGGTGTTTCGGTTCGGGAGGTGGTTGAAACGATCACGCGGCGAATGGGAAAAAAATTTGATGAAGCGGTAACCAGTGTGGCGGAACGCCCCGGTCAAGACGCCGCTTATGTGATCGACTCCTCTCGCGCCCGTCAACAATTGGGGTGGAAACCCACCATTTCATTGGAACAAGGACTTTCTGACGTTGTGGAATGGGTAGAAAAATATTGGCCGGAAATTTCAAATCAAACACTCACGTATCAACACAAAGCGTAA
- the galE_1 gene encoding UDP-glucose 4-epimerase translates to MNNKFKKVFLTGGAGYVGAVLVPKLLAKGYAVKVLDLYLYGDDVLGQVKDNPNLEQIKGDMRDTALLEKVIPGCDAVIHLACISNDPSFELNPSLGKTINFDAFTPLVKISKKSGVKRFVYASSSSVYGVKATQNVTEDLPLEPLTDYSKYKAMCEDILLKERAKGFTMLILRPATVCGYSPRLRLDLTVNILTNHAINNRKIIVFGGQQMRPNIHIDDVCDLYLQSLEWPDEKIDGKIFNAGYDNHKVLDIANMVKQVVGGDLSIEVKPTDDNRSYHISSEKIRRELGFVPKKTIKDAIQDLVNAFKAGKIPNSMTDKRYYNIKTMQALDLK, encoded by the coding sequence ATGAACAATAAATTCAAGAAAGTTTTTTTAACGGGAGGCGCCGGTTATGTCGGTGCGGTTCTGGTCCCAAAATTGTTGGCCAAGGGGTATGCCGTCAAGGTATTGGATCTCTATCTCTATGGAGATGATGTTCTGGGGCAAGTCAAAGACAATCCGAACCTGGAACAAATAAAGGGGGACATGCGTGACACCGCCTTGCTTGAGAAAGTTATTCCCGGGTGCGACGCGGTGATTCATTTGGCTTGTATTTCAAATGATCCCAGTTTTGAACTGAATCCTTCTTTGGGAAAAACCATTAATTTCGATGCGTTTACGCCGCTTGTAAAAATTTCCAAGAAGTCCGGCGTTAAGAGATTCGTTTATGCTTCAAGCTCCAGTGTCTATGGGGTGAAGGCCACTCAAAATGTCACAGAAGATTTACCTCTTGAGCCCCTCACCGATTACTCAAAATACAAGGCGATGTGTGAGGACATCTTGCTCAAAGAGCGCGCTAAAGGATTCACGATGCTTATTTTGCGCCCTGCCACCGTGTGTGGCTATTCGCCACGGCTTCGTTTGGACTTGACGGTTAATATTCTGACCAATCATGCCATCAACAATCGGAAAATTATCGTTTTTGGCGGGCAACAAATGAGGCCCAATATCCATATCGATGACGTGTGCGATCTGTATCTTCAGTCTCTTGAATGGCCTGATGAAAAAATTGACGGAAAAATATTCAACGCTGGTTATGATAATCACAAGGTTCTCGATATCGCTAACATGGTCAAGCAGGTGGTGGGAGGAGATTTGAGCATTGAAGTCAAACCCACGGATGATAATCGTTCTTATCACATTTCATCTGAAAAAATTCGTCGTGAATTGGGTTTTGTACCGAAGAAAACCATTAAAGACGCCATCCAAGATTTGGTGAATGCGTTCAAAGCAGGAAAAATTCCCAATTCCATGACGGACAAGAGGTATTACAACATTAAAACCATGCAAGCGTTGGACCTGAAATAA
- the fas2 gene encoding Ferredoxin fas2, whose amino-acid sequence MSLNFGELEKISRRLRGQVIELSHQAGTPHLGSALSCIDILVSAYWTALNIDPKNPNDPDRDRFILSKGHAATALYSVLAERGFFSKEILKTFAKAGSPLPEQPAPHSMPGVELATGSLGHGLPVGLGMALAAHINKKNYQVFVTVSDGECNEGSVWEAALLAPVLKLDNLTVIVDYNKWQATGRSNETMGLDPFKSKWEAFGWDAYECDGHDLSALITLMKKRPAGENRPRAIVAHTVKGKGVSFMENDNNWHYRSPNAEELEKAKKELGLA is encoded by the coding sequence GTGTCCCTAAATTTCGGAGAACTCGAAAAAATAAGTCGACGGCTTCGGGGCCAGGTGATTGAGTTGTCTCATCAAGCCGGGACTCCTCACTTGGGGTCGGCGTTGTCTTGTATCGATATCCTGGTCTCAGCGTATTGGACGGCACTCAACATTGACCCCAAAAATCCGAATGATCCAGATCGCGACCGTTTTATATTGAGTAAGGGACATGCCGCTACGGCACTTTATTCCGTTTTGGCGGAACGGGGTTTTTTCTCAAAAGAAATTTTGAAAACTTTCGCCAAAGCGGGCAGCCCCTTGCCGGAACAGCCCGCTCCCCACTCCATGCCAGGGGTTGAACTGGCGACCGGCTCTCTCGGGCATGGACTTCCTGTTGGATTGGGAATGGCTTTGGCGGCTCACATCAACAAAAAGAATTATCAGGTTTTTGTCACGGTGAGTGACGGTGAATGCAACGAAGGTTCGGTTTGGGAGGCCGCCCTCTTGGCGCCGGTTCTTAAGTTGGACAACCTCACCGTCATTGTTGATTACAACAAGTGGCAAGCCACCGGGCGCAGCAATGAAACCATGGGTTTGGATCCTTTTAAAAGTAAATGGGAGGCTTTCGGTTGGGACGCTTACGAATGTGATGGACATGATCTCTCCGCCTTAATCACCCTGATGAAAAAAAGACCAGCTGGCGAGAACCGCCCCCGCGCCATTGTGGCTCACACCGTGAAAGGCAAAGGTGTTTCATTCATGGAAAATGACAACAATTGGCATTACCGCAGTCCGAATGCCGAAGAATTGGAAAAGGCCAAAAAAGAGTTGGGGCTTGCATGA
- the rfbE gene encoding GDP-perosamine synthase — protein sequence MFGAPQPRFRIYTKFSTYLRLLLDVGLLRFHRGNAIERLESTLSQILKVKHVIVTPTARTGIYLSLSSLIKPGQKVILSPITIVDVINMVICAGGVPVFADVEPNTCNIDAKEIEKLIDSHTGAVFVTHLHGLACDIKKIRDICRDRNVPLVEDAAQAFSTTVEGQWVGTFGKVGIFSFGMYKVVNAFLGGMVVTDDDQLGREIREKIKSFPPLPLKIYLKKVLHAVVTDISTAAPFFPIFTYWLFRYGFLHNIDTLNGFVTVDRVPVRKNTIPLEYLVRMSQTQARLILSQLKDVERYNRSRIKKASAYHEGLSKIPSLTIPPKRVDGSHIYTYYAFRAPDRHALMRYLLQHNRDLVLSHYHNTASLEIFKEFKRSCPHADSTARELLYLPTYPRYTETEVQENIKKIQEYFSNHQI from the coding sequence ATGTTCGGAGCTCCACAACCTCGTTTTCGAATCTATACAAAGTTTTCAACTTATTTACGGCTCTTATTAGACGTAGGCCTATTGCGGTTTCACCGCGGCAATGCCATTGAGCGGTTGGAGTCGACGCTCTCACAAATCCTGAAAGTTAAACATGTGATTGTGACTCCCACTGCGCGAACAGGAATTTATCTTAGTTTATCCTCCCTGATTAAACCAGGCCAGAAAGTGATCCTCTCTCCCATCACCATTGTGGATGTCATCAATATGGTGATCTGTGCTGGTGGTGTCCCCGTTTTTGCCGATGTCGAACCCAACACCTGCAATATTGACGCAAAAGAAATTGAGAAATTGATTGATTCACATACGGGCGCTGTATTCGTCACGCATTTGCATGGGCTGGCGTGTGATATTAAAAAGATTAGAGATATTTGCCGGGATCGCAATGTTCCTTTGGTTGAAGACGCCGCTCAGGCTTTCTCGACCACTGTGGAAGGTCAGTGGGTGGGGACTTTTGGCAAAGTAGGAATATTCAGTTTTGGAATGTATAAAGTGGTTAACGCTTTTTTGGGGGGAATGGTCGTCACAGATGATGATCAATTGGGACGGGAAATCCGGGAAAAAATTAAATCCTTTCCTCCGCTACCACTCAAAATCTATTTAAAGAAAGTGTTGCACGCTGTCGTGACAGATATATCAACAGCGGCTCCATTTTTTCCGATTTTTACTTATTGGTTGTTTCGATATGGCTTTTTGCACAATATTGATACGTTGAATGGATTCGTGACGGTGGATCGGGTTCCTGTAAGGAAAAACACGATTCCTCTGGAATATTTGGTGCGTATGTCTCAGACGCAAGCCCGTCTGATTCTTTCCCAATTGAAAGATGTGGAAAGGTACAATCGTTCTCGGATAAAAAAGGCTTCTGCCTATCATGAAGGGCTTTCAAAAATCCCATCTTTAACCATTCCACCCAAACGAGTTGACGGCAGTCATATATACACGTACTACGCCTTTAGGGCCCCTGATCGACACGCGCTCATGCGATATTTGTTGCAACACAACAGGGATTTGGTTCTCAGCCATTACCACAACACAGCTTCTCTTGAAATTTTTAAGGAATTTAAACGCTCCTGTCCCCACGCTGACTCAACCGCAAGAGAACTTCTCTACCTGCCCACCTATCCCCGGTACACAGAAACCGAAGTCCAAGAAAATATTAAGAAAATCCAAGAGTATTTTTCTAATCACCAGATATGA
- the gph_2 gene encoding Phosphoglycolate phosphatase, with translation MTVLAIAFDLDDTLVHSGLAYQVALKRIGLKETDAVYVQARNNVKKKLGARHVCARNRLLYFKEILDIRNHYTPDRLLKMMEHYEKALSMEIKRQWLALRRDALMKRLSRRIPLVVLSNENTRTQLIKMKAIDPQASYFKTLITSESVGHEKPHVAMFQKASEVLKIPFQHILMVGDNMKDDILPALRLKMKAVLTREFSQDYLSHHMKNKISILSNLDDLESFLK, from the coding sequence TTGACTGTTTTGGCCATCGCCTTCGATTTGGATGATACCTTGGTTCATTCAGGCCTTGCCTATCAAGTGGCGTTAAAAAGGATCGGATTAAAAGAGACAGATGCCGTGTATGTTCAGGCCAGAAACAACGTCAAGAAAAAATTGGGCGCGCGGCATGTGTGCGCTAGAAACCGGTTGCTTTACTTTAAAGAAATCCTCGATATAAGAAATCATTACACCCCTGATAGATTGCTGAAAATGATGGAGCATTATGAAAAGGCTCTTTCCATGGAAATTAAACGGCAATGGCTGGCCCTTAGGCGGGATGCGTTGATGAAAAGACTTTCACGTCGTATTCCGCTGGTGGTTTTATCCAATGAAAACACGCGCACCCAGCTTATAAAAATGAAAGCGATCGACCCGCAGGCGTCCTATTTCAAAACGCTGATTACCTCCGAGAGTGTCGGCCATGAAAAACCCCATGTGGCCATGTTTCAAAAGGCCAGCGAGGTGTTAAAAATTCCGTTCCAGCATATTCTCATGGTCGGGGATAATATGAAGGATGATATTCTCCCCGCACTCCGATTAAAAATGAAAGCGGTTTTGACCCGTGAGTTCTCCCAAGATTATTTATCTCATCACATGAAAAATAAAATTTCAATCCTTTCAAACTTAGACGATTTAGAGAGTTTTCTTAAATGA
- the golD gene encoding NAD-dependent glycerol dehydrogenase, translated as MKHERHILLVGATSGMGKSMAEELFKNQKCRVSILGRKIPSGHINRPNNIHYYPVDLSDISSIRNIFPLLFKDQGEVDGCVFFQRYRDGREPWKGEIDVSLTATKEIIENIKPFFNKKSGGSIVMVGSMADQLVVTDCSIGYHLAKAGLRQMARYYAVMLAPLKIRVNCVTPGMVLKKEAEKFYFKNKKLLKAFSAFTPLGKMVSPFEVVDAISFFLSPKSSFITGQNLVVDGGLSLVFQGSLAKKWAEGGF; from the coding sequence ATGAAACATGAACGGCATATTTTACTTGTGGGCGCAACGAGCGGCATGGGAAAGTCAATGGCGGAAGAATTATTCAAAAACCAAAAGTGCCGTGTGTCTATTTTGGGCCGAAAAATTCCCTCTGGACATATCAATCGCCCCAACAATATTCATTATTACCCTGTTGATTTGTCAGACATAAGTTCAATTCGAAACATATTTCCGCTTTTATTTAAGGACCAAGGTGAAGTCGATGGTTGTGTTTTCTTTCAACGGTACAGAGATGGACGTGAACCCTGGAAAGGAGAAATTGACGTCAGCCTCACAGCCACTAAAGAAATCATCGAAAACATAAAACCATTTTTTAATAAAAAATCTGGAGGCTCGATTGTTATGGTGGGGTCGATGGCCGACCAACTGGTTGTGACTGATTGCTCCATCGGATATCACTTGGCCAAGGCAGGGCTTCGGCAGATGGCTCGATATTATGCGGTGATGTTGGCTCCCCTGAAAATCCGGGTCAATTGCGTGACGCCCGGTATGGTTTTAAAGAAGGAAGCGGAGAAATTTTATTTTAAAAATAAAAAATTATTAAAAGCATTTTCTGCTTTCACTCCACTGGGGAAAATGGTTTCTCCGTTCGAAGTGGTTGACGCGATCAGTTTTTTCTTGAGTCCAAAATCTTCTTTTATCACAGGGCAAAATCTTGTTGTTGATGGTGGCCTGTCTTTGGTTTTCCAAGGAAGTTTGGCGAAAAAATGGGCCGAGGGTGGATTTTAA
- the hldE_2 gene encoding Bifunctional protein HldE, protein MKPNPKIVDLNELAERVQDFKKKGKKVVLCHGVFDLLHVGHIRHFSEARQMGDVLVVTLTPDEFVNKGPHRPAFTHHLRAEVIAALDAVDLVAVNKGPSAVELLLAVKPNIYAKGPDYKDASKDVTGGIKKEEAAIRQVGGEIRFTEDITFSSSTLVNQHMSLLPPAVKEFLESFRSRFSVSDIQKNIESLKNLKVCVVGETILDDYIYCDAMGKSSKEPILAMRQLSYEMFGGGVIAIANHLSEFCAEVNVVTYLGSKNSYEDFVRSRLKPGVQLHYVTKSESPTIIKRRYVENYSLSKLFEVYLMNDELLEGDEEKELCRLLDAQCGNADVVIVADYGHGMMTPQAIKTVSDKSKYLAVNTQINAANVGFHTISKYPRADYVCIHEGEIRLEHRSRKGDLKTMVEGLGNKVAADKVMVTRGKTGTLFYDRKKKLFSECPALAVKVVDRIGAGDAVLAVTSLLSSKGAEAEMIALLGNLVGAQAVMIVGNRASIDRVQLLKSVESMLK, encoded by the coding sequence GTGAAACCCAACCCCAAGATTGTTGACTTGAACGAATTGGCTGAACGGGTTCAGGATTTCAAAAAGAAAGGGAAAAAAGTGGTCCTTTGCCATGGTGTTTTTGATTTGTTGCATGTGGGACACATTCGTCACTTTTCTGAAGCCCGGCAAATGGGGGACGTCTTGGTGGTGACGCTCACACCCGATGAGTTCGTCAATAAGGGACCTCATCGGCCCGCTTTCACCCATCATTTGCGAGCGGAGGTGATCGCGGCGCTCGATGCGGTTGATCTGGTTGCTGTCAACAAAGGTCCCTCCGCTGTGGAGCTTCTTTTGGCTGTTAAACCGAATATTTATGCGAAAGGGCCGGATTATAAAGACGCGTCCAAGGATGTGACGGGAGGGATTAAAAAAGAAGAGGCCGCTATTCGACAGGTCGGAGGAGAGATTCGCTTCACCGAAGACATCACTTTCAGCTCCTCTACTTTGGTCAATCAGCACATGTCTTTACTTCCTCCTGCGGTCAAAGAATTCCTTGAATCGTTTCGCAGTCGCTTTTCTGTGTCGGATATCCAAAAAAACATTGAATCCCTGAAAAACCTAAAGGTCTGCGTGGTGGGCGAAACCATTTTGGACGATTACATTTATTGCGATGCGATGGGAAAGTCCTCAAAAGAACCAATTCTGGCCATGCGCCAGCTTTCCTATGAGATGTTCGGCGGGGGCGTCATCGCCATTGCCAATCACTTGTCGGAATTTTGCGCGGAAGTCAATGTGGTGACCTATTTGGGAAGTAAAAATTCCTATGAAGACTTTGTCAGGTCTCGGCTGAAACCAGGTGTTCAACTTCATTACGTGACCAAATCGGAATCTCCCACGATTATCAAAAGACGATACGTTGAAAATTATTCGCTTTCAAAATTGTTTGAAGTTTATTTGATGAACGATGAGTTGTTGGAGGGGGACGAAGAAAAGGAGCTTTGCCGGCTCTTGGACGCCCAGTGTGGGAACGCGGATGTGGTTATTGTCGCTGACTATGGACACGGGATGATGACTCCTCAAGCCATCAAAACCGTGAGCGATAAATCCAAATATTTGGCGGTCAACACTCAAATTAACGCGGCCAATGTGGGGTTCCATACCATTTCAAAATATCCGCGGGCTGATTACGTGTGCATTCACGAAGGGGAAATTCGTTTGGAACACCGCAGCCGCAAGGGCGACCTGAAAACCATGGTGGAGGGTTTGGGAAACAAAGTGGCCGCTGATAAAGTGATGGTCACCCGTGGAAAAACGGGAACCCTGTTCTATGACAGAAAAAAGAAACTTTTTTCGGAGTGTCCGGCTCTGGCGGTCAAAGTGGTCGATCGTATTGGGGCGGGAGACGCCGTGCTGGCGGTGACGTCTTTACTTTCTTCAAAAGGCGCGGAAGCTGAAATGATCGCCTTGTTGGGGAATTTGGTTGGGGCGCAGGCGGTGATGATTGTGGGAAATCGCGCGTCGATAGACCGTGTGCAGTTACTTAAATCAGTGGAGTCGATGCTCAAATGA
- the galE1_2 gene encoding UDP-glucose 4-epimerase: protein MKRALVTGGWGFIGSHLTERLLSEGIEVYVVDNGATGRQENLKNSISNPKLKIFNIDIVSSDLNPAFRGVDAVFHLAGLADIVPSIQKPLDYCHANIMGTLRVLEAARNAKVGRLIYAASSSCYGIPDRTPTKETDAIRPEYPYALSKRLGEEAVLHWGKVYGLEVVSLRLFNVYGPRSRTSGTYGAVFGVFLAQKLANKPLTIVGDGTQTRDFIYVADVAEAFYQAARSSVRNEVFNVGAGCPVSVNRLAELIGGPSTHIPKRPGEPDVTHADITKIQTQIGWRPTVSFEEGVKKVMSHIEDWRQAPVWTPDSIAKANKDWFEYLGKEAL from the coding sequence ATGAAACGCGCGTTGGTCACAGGCGGATGGGGTTTTATCGGGAGTCATTTGACGGAACGGCTCTTGTCGGAGGGAATTGAAGTTTATGTGGTGGACAATGGCGCCACCGGTCGACAAGAAAACCTGAAGAATTCAATTTCAAATCCGAAGCTTAAAATTTTCAATATCGATATTGTTTCAAGCGATCTTAACCCCGCTTTTCGAGGCGTGGACGCCGTTTTTCACTTGGCTGGTTTGGCGGATATTGTTCCTTCCATTCAAAAACCCTTGGATTATTGCCATGCGAACATCATGGGAACTTTGCGGGTGTTGGAGGCGGCCCGAAATGCGAAAGTGGGCCGTCTGATCTATGCCGCCTCTTCTTCTTGTTATGGAATTCCTGACCGCACCCCCACGAAAGAGACGGATGCCATTCGTCCTGAATATCCCTATGCCTTGTCCAAGCGTTTGGGGGAAGAGGCCGTTCTCCATTGGGGAAAGGTCTATGGCTTGGAAGTTGTTTCCTTGAGACTCTTCAATGTGTACGGCCCTAGATCACGCACATCGGGAACCTATGGCGCTGTCTTTGGGGTGTTTCTGGCGCAAAAGTTGGCCAACAAACCGCTCACCATTGTGGGAGATGGAACCCAAACCCGAGATTTTATTTATGTGGCTGATGTCGCAGAAGCCTTCTATCAAGCCGCGCGGAGTTCCGTTCGAAATGAAGTTTTTAATGTGGGGGCTGGGTGTCCCGTGTCTGTCAATCGATTGGCCGAATTAATTGGAGGGCCCAGCACTCATATTCCCAAACGCCCGGGGGAGCCCGATGTGACCCATGCGGACATCACAAAAATTCAGACCCAAATCGGATGGCGTCCAACGGTTTCATTTGAAGAGGGAGTCAAGAAGGTGATGAGTCACATTGAAGATTGGCGGCAAGCGCCGGTTTGGACACCCGACAGCATTGCGAAAGCGAATAAAGATTGGTTTGAATACCTTGGAAAGGAGGCGTTGTGA
- the dxs_1 gene encoding 1-deoxy-D-xylulose-5-phosphate synthase gives MRDAFANEITLLGKDPRVVLLSGDIGNRMFDKYKAQFPDRFYNCGVAEANMIGLGAGLAMSGLRPVAYTINSFITARCYEQIRVDLCYHKVPMVLVGVGAGLCYASLGATHHSCEDIAMMRVLPEMTVLAPGDAWEVRGAIRAALKHNGPVFIRIGKKGEPVVHTAVPDFVIGKAIRVRTGSDVCILSTGNVLPLAMDVSDALGKESISTQVVSFHTIKPLDQSCLSEVFKSFKLVVTLEEHSVLGGVGGAVAEWISDQPRFQAKFHRFGTSDVFLHEAGEQEHAREVFGLTVLGLKNQMVGILTGKGNT, from the coding sequence ATGAGAGACGCCTTCGCGAACGAAATCACTCTGTTGGGAAAAGATCCCCGGGTCGTGTTGCTCTCCGGCGACATCGGAAACCGCATGTTCGATAAATACAAGGCTCAGTTTCCCGACCGTTTTTATAATTGTGGCGTGGCAGAAGCCAACATGATTGGTTTGGGGGCGGGGTTGGCCATGAGTGGGCTTCGTCCGGTGGCTTACACCATCAATTCATTTATTACCGCGCGGTGTTATGAACAGATTCGTGTGGATCTTTGCTATCACAAAGTTCCCATGGTTTTGGTGGGGGTGGGGGCGGGACTTTGTTACGCTTCGCTGGGCGCGACTCACCATTCCTGTGAAGACATCGCCATGATGCGGGTGTTGCCTGAAATGACTGTTTTGGCTCCAGGGGATGCCTGGGAAGTTCGCGGCGCCATTCGGGCCGCGCTTAAGCACAACGGACCTGTATTTATCCGAATAGGGAAGAAGGGTGAACCTGTGGTTCATACGGCTGTGCCTGATTTCGTGATTGGAAAAGCTATCCGGGTTCGAACTGGATCGGATGTTTGTATTTTAAGCACCGGCAATGTGTTGCCCTTGGCCATGGACGTATCTGATGCGTTGGGGAAAGAGTCCATTTCCACTCAGGTGGTCAGTTTCCACACCATCAAGCCGCTTGACCAATCCTGTCTGTCAGAGGTGTTTAAATCCTTCAAGCTTGTTGTAACGCTTGAGGAACACAGTGTCCTGGGGGGGGTGGGAGGAGCGGTGGCGGAATGGATTTCCGATCAACCCCGTTTTCAAGCTAAATTTCACCGGTTTGGGACAAGTGATGTATTCCTCCATGAAGCCGGTGAACAGGAGCATGCCCGAGAGGTTTTTGGTCTCACGGTTCTGGGTCTCAAAAATCAAATGGTGGGAATCCTGACAGGCAAAGGGAATACGTGA
- the ubiE_2 gene encoding Ubiquinone/menaquinone biosynthesis C-methyltransferase UbiE, translating to MAYIDFITKVHTSTKRDYVKRVTEHDKSVCAELALKWGKEYWDGERHTGYGGYKYDGRWRSVAEAMAKHYKLKAGQRLLDVGCGKGFLLYEFTQVVPGVEVVGIDISRYAIENAKPEVQPHLQVASASKLPFPDNSFDFVVSINTLHNLYNYELFDALKEIERVGRGPKHITIESYRNEREKMNLLYWQLTCRAFLTPREWEWLFKQAGYTGDYGVIVFE from the coding sequence ATGGCTTATATCGATTTCATTACTAAAGTTCATACCTCCACCAAACGCGACTATGTAAAACGTGTAACCGAACATGATAAGTCGGTTTGCGCTGAACTGGCCCTCAAATGGGGAAAAGAATATTGGGACGGGGAAAGGCATACTGGGTATGGGGGGTACAAATATGATGGCCGTTGGCGTTCGGTGGCGGAAGCCATGGCCAAGCATTACAAACTCAAGGCGGGCCAGCGTCTACTGGATGTGGGTTGTGGAAAAGGTTTTTTACTTTACGAATTTACCCAGGTGGTCCCGGGAGTGGAGGTGGTCGGGATCGATATATCTCGTTACGCGATAGAAAACGCCAAACCCGAAGTACAACCCCATTTACAGGTGGCTTCCGCTTCAAAACTACCTTTTCCAGATAACAGTTTCGATTTCGTTGTCAGTATCAACACTTTGCACAACCTTTATAACTATGAATTGTTTGACGCGCTCAAAGAAATCGAGCGGGTCGGCAGGGGACCCAAACATATCACGATTGAGTCTTATCGCAATGAGCGGGAAAAAATGAATTTGCTTTATTGGCAATTGACCTGTCGAGCTTTCCTCACTCCGCGAGAATGGGAATGGTTGTTTAAACAAGCCGGGTACACAGGTGATTATGGGGTTATTGTTTTCGAATGA
- a CDS encoding NDMA-dependent alcohol dehydrogenase — protein MKTAAAILVETGKPLEIGELEIPVLKPGQLLVEIKVSGVCHTQLLEAGGLRGEDKFLPHCLGHEGVGVVQDIGPNVSKVKPGERVILSWIKGSGADVPGSIYQWGNRKVNAGAITTFGRFSVVSENRVTGLNQKIPPLQAALLGCAVPTGMGAVMNAAQLKAGESCLVFGLGGVGLCAVAAAANMGCNPIIAVDRIASKKDPALKMGATHFFDANQVNIPQEILKILPKGADAAIEATGQVLVMRTALQMVRSQGGRTVVVGNAPFGSVLEIDPQQLNMGKKLLGTWGGDSQPDVDFPKFSYLMATGRIKLELLTEQVYPLEKINEALKDLKSGRALRPLIQM, from the coding sequence GTGAAAACTGCTGCCGCCATTTTGGTGGAAACCGGAAAACCGCTTGAAATTGGTGAATTGGAGATTCCGGTATTAAAACCAGGTCAATTGTTGGTCGAGATCAAAGTCAGCGGAGTTTGTCACACTCAGTTGTTAGAGGCCGGTGGATTACGAGGAGAAGATAAATTTCTGCCCCATTGTCTGGGTCATGAAGGAGTGGGTGTTGTTCAAGACATTGGGCCGAACGTATCCAAGGTGAAACCCGGCGAACGTGTGATCCTTTCTTGGATCAAAGGCAGTGGCGCGGATGTTCCTGGCAGCATCTATCAATGGGGCAACCGAAAAGTGAATGCGGGGGCCATCACCACCTTTGGTCGATTTTCTGTCGTGAGTGAAAACCGCGTGACGGGTTTGAATCAAAAAATCCCTCCCCTTCAAGCGGCGCTTCTTGGTTGCGCAGTTCCCACAGGGATGGGGGCGGTTATGAACGCCGCTCAACTTAAGGCCGGAGAAAGTTGCCTTGTGTTTGGTCTGGGGGGGGTTGGCCTCTGCGCGGTGGCAGCGGCCGCGAATATGGGATGTAATCCCATCATTGCCGTGGACCGAATCGCCTCCAAAAAAGATCCGGCCCTTAAAATGGGGGCCACTCATTTTTTTGATGCCAATCAAGTGAATATCCCTCAGGAAATATTGAAAATCTTGCCGAAGGGGGCCGACGCCGCCATTGAAGCCACGGGTCAAGTGTTGGTCATGCGAACGGCTTTGCAAATGGTGCGGTCCCAAGGGGGGCGAACGGTCGTGGTGGGGAATGCTCCGTTTGGAAGTGTGCTTGAAATTGATCCGCAACAACTCAACATGGGGAAGAAGTTGTTGGGGACTTGGGGAGGCGACTCTCAACCCGATGTCGATTTCCCGAAATTTTCTTATTTGATGGCGACTGGCAGAATCAAACTTGAACTCTTAACAGAACAGGTTTATCCGCTGGAAAAAATCAATGAGGCCCTGAAGGATCTCAAGTCCGGTCGGGCTCTGCGCCCGCTCATTCAAATGTGA